Part of the Methanobrevibacter sp. genome, GGAGATACTATTATGGCAATAGATAACGGAGATTTTGTAAGAGTAAACTTTACTGGTAAAATAAAAGAAACTGAAGACGTATTCGATACTACTTATGATGAAATTGCACAAGAAGCTGGAATTTTCGATGAAAACAAAACTTACAAACCAATCCCAATTGTTGTAGGTGGAAACCACTTATTACCTGCAATTGAAGAAGCAATTATCGGTTTAGAAGAAGGAGAAACCAAACATATTGAAGTAGATTCCGACAATGCTTTCGGACCAAGAGACCCTAAAATGATTCAATTAGTACCTATGAAAGAATTTAAAAAACAAGGCATGACTCCTTTCCCAGGTATGAAAATCCAATCCGAAGGCGCAACCGGTAAAATCTTAACCGTAAACGGTGGAAGAGTAAAAGTTGACTTCAACCATGAATTAGCAGGAAAAGACTTAGTTTACGATGTTGAAGTAACCGAAGTCATTGAAGATGAAGAAGAAAAAATCAAAAGTATGATTGAGTTACATTACTCCAACCCTAATGTTGACATTGACAAAACTGAAATTGACATCAATGATGGTATTGTAAACATCAAATTAGATGAAATGTCCAAATTCGACCAACAATCCTACATGGACGTTACCTTCGCTAGATTCAGAATAGCTAAAGACATTTGGGATAACATCGAAGAAGTTACCAAAGTTAACTTTGTAGATGAATTCGAAAAAAGAGAAGAATCTGACGACGAAGAAGCTGAAGAAGAATAATTCTTCTAACTTATTTTTTTGAGTTTTAAACTAAAACTCACTTTTTTTACTATTTTTTTTCAATTGCCAAAATTTATATTTTAATTTTTACAGATTATAACATATACGAAGGGTTGTATTATGTTTGCAATATTTAAAAAGATTAGTTTAGGCAATTGGATTTTAATAGGAATGATTTTGGGATTGTTTTTCGGACTATTTTTAAATTTCCATGTCCATGATCACTTTATCAAAAACATAGTCTTTATGGATAATGTGTTCTATCTGGGAGGTAATGCATTTATCAGACTCATGAAAATGCTTGTTGTACCTCTTGTTTTCTGTTCTATTGTGGTTGGTGTGGCATCAATTTCGGATATTCGAAAAATCGGTTCCATTGGTGGAATGACAATAATAATATATCTTATTACAACTGCTCTTGCAGTAACAATAGCCCTAAGCATAGGTATTTTGATTAAACCTGGCCTTGGTTTGGATATGGCAGCTGCATCTCAAACAGCTAATGTAACCCTTAACCAGACAATGACTGATACAATTT contains:
- a CDS encoding peptidylprolyl isomerase, with the protein product MAIDNGDFVRVNFTGKIKETEDVFDTTYDEIAQEAGIFDENKTYKPIPIVVGGNHLLPAIEEAIIGLEEGETKHIEVDSDNAFGPRDPKMIQLVPMKEFKKQGMTPFPGMKIQSEGATGKILTVNGGRVKVDFNHELAGKDLVYDVEVTEVIEDEEEKIKSMIELHYSNPNVDIDKTEIDINDGIVNIKLDEMSKFDQQSYMDVTFARFRIAKDIWDNIEEVTKVNFVDEFEKREESDDEEAEEE